The genomic DNA GCTGGTGCCTTGCTTTTGTCTGTTGTTTCCTGCGCCGGGCCGGACAGACGGACTTCCCTGCAGATGCCCTACGACGACAGGGTCCGTCTCGCCTCCATCTATATCCAGTCCGGCCAGACGGGCCGGGCCGTTCCGCTTCTCGAGGACGCTCTTTACCAGGACGACGGGAGACCGGAGGCCTGGGCCATGCTCGGAGAGATCGACTACTCGGAAGGGAATCTGGACAAGGCAGCGGCCCGCCTCGGAAAGGCACTCGAGGTGGGAGGGGAGAACCCCGTGGTCCTTAACAACCTGGCGTGGGTGGAGATGGGGCGGGACGATGCGGCAAGAGCCCTGGCCCTGGTGGACCGGGCCC from bacterium includes the following:
- a CDS encoding tetratricopeptide repeat protein; the protein is MSVVSCAGPDRRTSLQMPYDDRVRLASIYIQSGQTGRAVPLLEDALYQDDGRPEAWAMLGEIDYSEGNLDKAAARLGKALEVGGENPVVLNNLAWVEMGRDDAARALALVDRALLLDPAPSYPYLDTRARILGKLERYGEALADAGAARNLVPDHELNTIRELDDLITELEGLAAGGPLEY